One stretch of Chryseobacterium sp. LJ668 DNA includes these proteins:
- a CDS encoding cytochrome d ubiquinol oxidase subunit II, with translation MIYVVIGFLWLSVCLYLILGGADFGAGIVELMSKKKTRKYAEKIMYESIAPVWEANHMWLIIAIVILFVGFPEIYTTLSTYLHIPLVLMLIGIIARGTAFTFRHYDAVIDEWQQVYTQIFYFSSLLTPFFLGLIAAATVSQSINPDATTFFDLYIFSWLNWFGVAVGLFVVSLCAYLASIFSLRETTDRLELDLMIRKSYQTIIFVVITGLLVFLTAYLSGIPLVKWVFSKPLGIMAITFATIALGLILRAMNNKKLLAVRVLAGFQMIMILVAATYQHNPNIILFANGEHLSLLEHIAAPKTISALAWALIMGSVFILPFLFYLMFSFTKARRQS, from the coding sequence ATGATTTACGTTGTAATAGGTTTTCTATGGCTTTCGGTTTGTCTGTACTTGATTTTAGGAGGTGCTGATTTCGGTGCCGGAATTGTGGAACTCATGTCTAAAAAGAAGACGAGGAAATACGCTGAAAAAATAATGTATGAATCGATCGCACCAGTTTGGGAAGCCAATCATATGTGGCTGATTATAGCGATTGTAATTCTCTTCGTTGGTTTTCCCGAAATTTATACAACGCTGTCAACTTATCTTCACATCCCTTTGGTTTTGATGCTTATAGGAATTATTGCAAGAGGAACAGCATTTACTTTCAGACATTATGACGCAGTGATTGACGAGTGGCAACAGGTTTATACCCAAATATTTTATTTTTCAAGTCTATTGACGCCATTTTTCTTAGGATTAATTGCAGCTGCCACTGTTTCACAATCAATCAATCCGGACGCTACTACCTTTTTTGATTTGTACATTTTTAGTTGGCTCAATTGGTTTGGTGTTGCTGTAGGATTATTTGTAGTCTCACTATGTGCATATTTAGCATCTATTTTCTCTTTAAGAGAAACAACGGACCGATTAGAGCTTGATTTAATGATCAGAAAATCATATCAAACCATAATATTTGTAGTTATTACAGGATTATTGGTGTTTTTAACTGCTTATCTTTCCGGAATTCCTTTGGTAAAATGGGTGTTTTCAAAACCACTGGGTATCATGGCAATCACTTTTGCAACTATAGCTTTAGGTTTGATCTTAAGAGCAATGAACAATAAAAAATTACTTGCGGTAAGGGTCTTGGCAGGTTTTCAGATGATTATGATTCTGGTAGCGGCAACGTATCAGCACAACCCGAATATCATTTTGTTTGCCAACGGAGAGCATCTTTCCCTGCTGGAACATATTGCGGCTCCGAAAACAATTTCCGCGTTGGCATGGGCACTGATAATGGGCTCTGTTTTTATTCTGCCTTTTTTATTTTATCTGATGTTTTCCTTTACAAAAGCAAGGAGGCAATCTTAA
- a CDS encoding OmpA family protein: MKTFVVILLSFISIKINAQMVNSVYFKNNSYELSQESKTKLDSVAQLKSNLTFRIFGNCDPSGNIELNRKLSENRADAVYVYLKNRIGNNIKLKSSVGLGIEKQINDNSTEDLRTKNRRVDVLIDKTFAPGEKISRKVYPNFLSTKISMMKVKDTFSLPDVSFFGGRHAWLPGGQLNLTRLSNILKENPTLQVELQGHICCDYDNFDGEDLDLKTFNLSWTRANAIKEFLAKQGIDINRIKATGMGHLNPVIYPEITEADRIKNRRVELVLIKK; encoded by the coding sequence ATGAAAACCTTTGTAGTTATTCTATTGTCTTTTATTTCTATTAAAATAAATGCACAGATGGTGAATTCTGTTTACTTTAAAAACAATAGTTATGAACTCAGTCAAGAATCAAAAACAAAACTCGACAGTGTGGCTCAACTAAAAAGTAATTTAACATTCAGAATTTTTGGCAATTGTGATCCATCAGGAAATATAGAATTGAATAGAAAATTATCAGAAAACCGTGCTGATGCTGTTTATGTATATTTAAAAAACAGAATTGGTAACAATATCAAATTGAAAAGTTCGGTTGGGTTAGGAATTGAAAAACAGATCAACGATAACAGTACAGAAGATTTGCGCACTAAAAACAGAAGAGTTGATGTATTAATCGATAAAACGTTTGCTCCTGGTGAGAAAATTTCAAGGAAAGTGTATCCAAATTTTTTGAGTACTAAAATTTCAATGATGAAAGTGAAAGATACTTTTTCTCTTCCGGATGTAAGTTTCTTTGGTGGCCGTCATGCGTGGCTTCCAGGCGGACAACTAAATCTAACAAGGCTGTCAAATATCTTAAAAGAAAATCCGACACTGCAAGTGGAGTTGCAAGGTCACATCTGCTGTGATTATGATAATTTTGATGGTGAAGACTTGGATCTGAAAACATTTAACCTATCGTGGACAAGAGCCAATGCCATCAAAGAATTCCTTGCAAAACAGGGAATCGATATCAATAGAATAAAAGCCACAGGAATGGGGCATCTCAATCCCGTCATCTATCCAGAAATCACCGAAGCCGACCGCATTAAAAACAGAAGAGTAGAGTTGGTTTTAATTAAAAAATAA
- the lysS gene encoding lysine--tRNA ligase, translating to MQLSEQEIIRREKLNKLVEMGINAFPAEEYVVTDTTESIKHDFSESKQVKIAGRLMSRRIQGKASFAELQDSTGKIQVYFNRDEICTGEDKTLYNDVYKHLLDIGDIIGIEGALFTTQVGEKTVLVKNFTLLTKALRPLPQAKTDENGVVHDAFNDPEMRYRQRYVDLTVNPQVKEIFVKRTKLFNAMRTFFNDAGYFEVETPILQSIPGGAAARPFITHHNALDIPLYLRIANELYLKRLIVGGFDGVYEFSKNFRNEGMDRTHNPEFTAMEIYVAYKDYNWMMDFTEKLLEFCATSVNGSSESTFGEHTISWEAPYPRVSMTDAIIKYTGFDITGKTEQELFDFAKSIGIDVNQTMGKGKLIDEIFGEKCEGNFIQPTFITDYPIEMSPLTKKHRSKEGLTERFELMVCGKEIANAYSELNDPIDQRERFEDQLKLAEKGDDEATGFIDEDFLRALEYGMPPTSGLGIGMDRLIMFLTNNPSIQEVLFFPQMRPEKTVPQIELGEDEKVILEILNSQEEPFSLAEVKERSQLSGKKWDKASKTLTKHNLVKVEKIDEQVLMKLV from the coding sequence ATGCAATTATCAGAACAGGAAATCATTAGAAGAGAAAAGCTGAATAAGCTTGTTGAAATGGGAATCAACGCATTCCCTGCAGAAGAATACGTTGTTACAGATACTACAGAATCTATAAAACATGATTTTTCTGAAAGTAAACAGGTGAAGATTGCAGGAAGATTAATGTCACGCAGGATTCAGGGGAAGGCTTCTTTTGCTGAATTGCAGGATTCTACAGGTAAAATTCAGGTATATTTCAACAGAGACGAAATCTGTACGGGAGAAGATAAGACTTTATACAATGATGTTTACAAACATCTTTTAGACATCGGTGATATCATCGGTATTGAAGGAGCGCTGTTTACCACTCAGGTTGGTGAAAAAACGGTTTTGGTGAAAAATTTTACGCTGCTTACCAAAGCATTACGTCCGCTTCCGCAAGCAAAAACAGATGAAAATGGAGTGGTGCACGACGCGTTCAACGATCCGGAAATGAGATACAGACAGCGTTACGTAGATTTAACGGTGAATCCGCAGGTGAAAGAAATCTTTGTGAAAAGAACAAAATTGTTCAATGCGATGAGAACTTTTTTCAATGACGCGGGATATTTTGAGGTAGAAACTCCAATTTTACAGTCGATTCCCGGTGGAGCGGCGGCAAGACCTTTTATCACACATCACAATGCTTTAGACATTCCTTTATATTTAAGAATTGCCAACGAATTGTATCTGAAAAGATTGATCGTTGGTGGTTTTGACGGTGTTTACGAATTCTCAAAAAATTTCAGAAATGAAGGAATGGACAGAACCCACAACCCGGAATTTACCGCAATGGAAATTTACGTAGCTTATAAAGACTACAACTGGATGATGGATTTCACAGAGAAATTGCTGGAATTCTGTGCAACTTCTGTCAACGGAAGTTCAGAATCTACTTTTGGCGAACATACCATCAGCTGGGAAGCACCATATCCGAGAGTTTCAATGACCGATGCTATTATAAAATATACTGGTTTTGATATTACCGGAAAAACCGAGCAGGAATTGTTCGATTTTGCCAAATCTATCGGGATTGATGTGAACCAAACAATGGGTAAAGGAAAATTAATCGATGAAATTTTCGGTGAAAAATGTGAAGGAAACTTTATTCAACCGACTTTCATTACAGATTATCCGATAGAAATGTCACCTTTAACCAAGAAACACAGAAGCAAAGAAGGTCTTACAGAGCGTTTTGAATTAATGGTTTGCGGAAAAGAAATTGCAAACGCATATTCTGAATTAAATGATCCGATTGATCAGAGAGAACGTTTCGAAGATCAATTGAAATTAGCAGAAAAAGGGGACGATGAAGCAACAGGATTTATTGACGAGGATTTCCTGAGAGCTTTAGAATACGGAATGCCTCCTACTTCAGGTTTAGGAATCGGAATGGATAGATTAATCATGTTTTTAACCAATAATCCGTCGATTCAGGAAGTATTGTTCTTCCCACAAATGAGACCTGAAAAAACAGTTCCTCAAATCGAATTGGGAGAAGATGAAAAAGTGATTCTGGAGATTTTAAATTCTCAGGAAGAGCCATTTTCTTTAGCCGAAGTTAAAGAAAGAAGTCAGCTTTCCGGAAAAAAATGGGATAAGGCTTCAAAAACGTTAACGAAACACAATTTGGTAAAGGTGGAGAAAATTGATGAGCAGGTGTTGATGAAATTGGTCTAA
- the rlmF gene encoding 23S rRNA (adenine(1618)-N(6))-methyltransferase RlmF, translated as MTTEKSGLHTRNLHRNSYDFEKLISCVPELKHYVFKNAYGNLTINFSIPKAVKLLNKALLQLFYDVKGWDIPDENLCPPIPGRADYIHYIADLLAENLVEIPKGSSIKGLDIGTGANLVYPLIAHQTYGWEMLGTDINKKSLENARKILDENPEMSQNIQLKLQPDSNFIFRNILHSEDKFTFSLCNPPFHDSEEAAMKGNLRKTKNLKKSNIQKPNLNFGGQQSELWCEGGELAFISKMIEESSKYSSHILWFTCLVSKKENLFKFNSLLKKVKSIDVKTIKMTQGQKASRILAWTFISENDRKKWF; from the coding sequence ATGACCACCGAAAAATCAGGACTGCACACAAGAAATCTCCATCGGAATTCTTACGATTTCGAAAAACTGATTTCTTGTGTGCCGGAACTGAAACACTATGTTTTTAAAAATGCTTACGGAAATTTAACCATCAATTTCAGCATTCCTAAGGCCGTAAAACTACTTAATAAAGCTCTTTTGCAGCTTTTTTATGACGTGAAAGGCTGGGATATTCCTGATGAAAATCTTTGTCCGCCTATTCCGGGACGAGCTGATTATATTCATTATATTGCAGATTTATTAGCTGAAAATTTAGTTGAAATTCCAAAAGGTTCATCTATAAAAGGTTTAGATATCGGAACCGGAGCCAATCTGGTGTATCCGCTGATTGCTCATCAAACGTATGGCTGGGAAATGTTGGGAACAGATATCAATAAAAAATCATTAGAAAATGCTCGAAAAATTTTAGATGAAAACCCTGAAATGTCTCAAAATATTCAGTTGAAATTGCAACCGGATTCCAATTTCATATTCAGAAATATTCTTCATTCTGAGGATAAATTCACCTTCTCTTTATGCAATCCGCCTTTTCATGATTCTGAAGAAGCTGCTATGAAAGGAAATCTCAGAAAAACAAAAAACCTTAAAAAATCAAACATTCAAAAACCAAATCTTAATTTCGGAGGGCAGCAATCCGAATTGTGGTGCGAAGGTGGCGAGCTGGCTTTCATCTCAAAAATGATTGAAGAAAGTTCCAAATATTCTTCACATATCTTATGGTTCACGTGTTTGGTTTCCAAAAAAGAAAATTTATTTAAATTTAATTCGCTTTTAAAGAAAGTAAAATCCATTGACGTCAAAACTATTAAAATGACCCAAGGTCAGAAAGCAAGCAGAATTTTGGCTTGGACTTTCATTTCGGAAAATGACCGTAAGAAGTGGTTCTGA
- a CDS encoding c-type cytochrome, whose translation MKKLFVTGIISLLIISCSKKENSEIQSSAVSTPVTSNVSGQNLIEASDCMSCHNADERLIGPSYKEIAAKYSEKDMEMLASKIIEGGSGVWGNVLMQPHPQISKEDAKKMVEYILRQKK comes from the coding sequence ATGAAAAAACTGTTTGTGACAGGAATCATAAGCTTGCTTATTATTTCGTGTTCTAAAAAAGAAAATTCTGAAATACAATCTTCAGCTGTTTCTACGCCTGTTACAAGCAATGTTTCGGGACAGAATTTGATAGAAGCATCTGATTGTATGTCGTGTCATAATGCAGATGAACGTTTGATAGGACCTTCATACAAAGAAATTGCCGCAAAATATTCTGAAAAGGATATGGAAATGCTCGCTTCAAAAATAATCGAAGGCGGAAGCGGAGTCTGGGGAAATGTTCTGATGCAGCCTCACCCACAGATCTCTAAAGAGGATGCAAAAAAAATGGTAGAATATATTTTACGTCAGAAAAAATAA